The genomic DNA TCCGCGTTCGAAGCGTCTGACCTGGCTCAGCCTGCGTCGGATCTGAAACTGACCGTGCACACCTCCAAGCCGTTCGGCCGTGAAGGTGGCGAAGGTGTTGCGGCCAACCGTGCCGTGGTCACTGCTGCGTTCAGCACTGAAGTGATCGATGAGGGGGCCAACAGCACCGCCATCGAGCTGGATCCGGAAACCGTGATCGTGCTGCGTTCCAAGGAGCACTTGAAACCTGCGCAACTGCCTCTGGAAAGTGTGAGTGCGGCCATCCGCACCCAACTGACCAAAGAGCACGCCAGCGCGGCTGCCAAGACCAAGGCCGAGAAGCTGATTGCTGATCTGCGCGATGGCAAGGCGCCGCTGGACAAGGCTGTTGATGGCCAGAGCTGGAAAGCCACACAAGCGGCCACCCGTGGTCAGGAAGGTGTTGATCCGGCGGTACTGCAGGCGCTGTTCCGTATGCCCAAGCCGGCAGCCAAGGACAAACCGACGTTCAGCAGCGTTACGCTGTCGGACGGTAGCCTGATGATCGTGCGTTTGAACGGCATCAATGAGGCGGCTGCGCCGACCGAGGAAGAGAAGGTTCAGTACCGTCGCTTCCTGGCGTCCCGTGAAGGGCAGCAGGACTTTGCGGCTTATCGCAAGCAGCTGGAGGCACAGGCAGACATCAAGAAGTTCTGATGGTTGACTGAGCTTTACTACGAGAGCCCCGGCCAATTGGTCGGGGCTTTTTTGTGGGCGCGATCCAGCCTTCTGGGCATGGGTCGGGATCGCCTTTGGATCATCCCGCTCGCGGAAATCCATGATGTCGGGCGTTTACAGCTGCGTACAAGGTCGAGACCAGCAGCGCTGCAACAATCCATGGGAAGTGTCCAACCCCCACGCTGTCCAGCAACAGCCCACCCGCCAGTCCACCTCCGGCGATGCCGACATTCCACAAGGTGACCAGCATGGATTGCGCGGTGTCGGCGGCGTCTTTTGCGGTTTTTGCCGAGGCGGTTTGCAGCAGCGATGGCATGGCGCCGAAGGCCAGTCCCCATATTGCCGTGGCGATGTAGATCACGTTCGGCGATTCGCGCCACAGGCCGAGCGCTATGGCCGAAAGCATGAACAGCAGCGTGCTGATGATGACCAGTTCGCGCAGCCAGCGATCTATCAGGCTGCCGACGACCCACAGACTCAGCACGGAGGCCACGCCGAACATGAGCAATACGAGGTCGATATCACTGGCAAGTCCTGAGGGTTGCAGGAACGGTGCGATGTAGGTGTACAGAAGGTTGTGTGCGACCACGTAGGACAAGGTCACGAACAACACCGATCGTACGCCTGGCAGGGTAAAGACCTGACGCAGCGGCAAGCGGTTGCCTGCGCGATCACCCGGAAAGTCAGGCACTTGCCAGCGTACCCAGATGACCAGCAGTACGGTTAACGCGGTCATGATCGCGAAGCTCAGGCGCCAGCCGATCAGGGTGCCGAGCAAGGTGCCTGCCGGGATTCCCAGTGACAGCGCAATCGGTGCACCCAGCATGGCCACGGTGATAGCACGGCCTTGCAGGTGCGGCGCGACCATTCGGCTTGCGTACCCGGCGAGCAGGGCCCAGAGCAGGCCGGCGAATACACCGGCGATAAATCGTGCAATCAGGGTTAGCCAGTACAGGTCTGAAACGGCGGTGATGCTGTTGGCGATGGCAAACCCGGAGATGGCGGATAGCAGCAGCGGGCGGCGACGCCAGGTGCGGGTAGCGATGGTCAGCGGTATGGCGGCCAGTATCGAACCGATGGCATACAACGTGACCAGTTGCCCGATCAGCGCCTGAGAGACGCCCAGGCCGTCGCTCATCTGCGGTAGCAGGCCGGCGGGCATGGCTTCGGTCATTACCGTGATGAAACCGGCGGTTGCCAGGGCCAGCAGTGCTGCGAGGGGGAGGCGTTCGCGGGTTGCAAGCGGGGGGGGGAGTGGGGGGCAGGTGAGTGGTGCGTCGTTCATGAGCCAGCATCCTTGTGCAGAGTTGACGAGGCACACAGGTTAGAGCGCTGCACATTCAGGAAAAACAGGTTATGGTTCCGAACATATCGGACATGGAAGTCGTCAATGGAGTGTTGGTATGGATAGCCTTGGCAGTATTTCGGTGTTTGTTCAGGTTGCCGAAACGCGCAGTTTTACCGAGGCGGGTCGGCTGCTGGGAGTATCGTCCTCGGCGGTGGGCAAAAGTATTGCCCGGCTGGAAGCACGGCTCGGCGTACGGCTGTTTCATCGCACCACTCGCAGTATCGCGCTCACCAGCGAAGGTGCGCTGTTTCTTGAGCGTTGCCGCAAGATCCTCGCCGAGGTTGAGGCGGCGGAGTTTGAGTTGTGTGACGCCGCTGCAAAACCCCATGGCAAGTTGCGGATCAGTCTGCCGCAGGTGCATGGGTTGGTGATGCCGGTCATGAACGAGTTCATGGCCCTGTATCCGCAGATCGAGCTGGACCTGGATCTGACTGATCGCATGGTCGATGTGGTCGAAGAGGGCTTCGATGCGGTTATCCGAACCGGTACACCGCGTGACTCGCGACTGATGGCACGACCGTTGGGTAAGTTTTACATGGTGCTGGTGGCCAGTCCCGCCTATCTGCGCGAGCGCGGTGTGCCGCAAACGCCCGGCGATCTTGCTGACCACGCCTGTCTGCGCCACACCTTCCATGCCACCGGAAAACTGGAGCCCTGGCCTTTGCGGCGGGAGCCGTTTACCGCGGAGCCATTATTGCCGGCGCGGCTTGTCAGCACGTCCATCGAGGCCGTCAGTCATGCGGCATTGGCCGGTATGGGCATTGCCTGCCTGCCGGACTTCATGACGCATGACGCGGTCGCTGAAGGGCGCCTGCAGCGGGTACTGGATGGGTATCTGGAACATACCGGTCAATTCTGGGTGTTATGGCCCTCGAGCCGCCACGCGACGGTGAAGTTGCGGGTTTTCATCGATCATTTATCGGCGCGACTTTTTCCCGACACTGAAGGTCGATAGCGTTGTAACTGTTTCAAGACACTAATCCATACGCCGCGGGGCCGCGATCTGTTGCACAATACGCCCCGGACTGTTTTCCCTCAGGATGTTCAATGTTGATTTCCACTCCCCTGCGTGTTGTCGGGTTGGCGCTGTTGTTGACCGCTGTTGCCGGTTGTTCGAAAGACAAGCCGATGTATGAGCATGAGAACTTCGATGACTCCGGTACGTTCTCGCGCAATTATCCAGTGACCGACTCGGTCAGCTGTGAAGCGGCCCGTCGCGCATTGCTCAGTCAGGGTTACATCATCACCAGCAGCGACCCGAAAGTGATCAGCGGCCACAAAAGTTTCCAGCAGACCGGCGATACTCACATGGAGATCAGCTTCAACGTGGTCTGCGCCGATGACGGCACTGCCGGGCACCATGCCACGATGTTCGTCAACGCCCTGCAGGATCGGTACGCGCTGAAGAAGACCAACAACTCGGCCAGCCTGGGTGTTGGTGTGCTGGGTTCGGTGTCGATGCCGATCGGCTCCTCCGACGACTCGATGGTCAAGGTTGCCAGCGAGACGGTGACGGCGCAAAAGTTCTATGAGCGCTTCTTTGCGCTGGTCGAGCAGTTCCTGCCGGCAGAAACCAAAAAAGCGGCGCATATCGAAGAGAAGCCGAAGACCGATCTTGGCATGCCTGAGCCGAAAGCGGCTCCGGCAAACCTGACGCCTGCTGCAGAGCCCGCTCCCGCCCCGGCGGTCACCGCACCTGCACCTGTCGAGACCGCTCCGGTGACCTCAGAGCCGGTAGCGCCACCCGCGGAATCGACGCCGATCACGCCTGCACCGAGTGCAGAACCTGCGCCGGCCACGGAAGTCATCACGCCACCGGCCAATCCGACGGACATCCCGCCGCCGTCCGAGCCGATTCCGGCGATGCCTGCCTCCGGCCAATAATCCAGAGACCCAATCCCCGTGTGGGAGCGAGCCTGCTCGCGAAGGCGTCAGTCCATCCGATATTGAGGTGGTTGAAAGAACGCTTTCGCGAGCAGGCTCGCTCCCACATTGATTTGTGTCTGATCAAAACATCTTCTTACGAAAAATCCCCGCGATAAATTCCTGACCGCCTGCTACGTTTTATCCATGAAGGCCGGATTTCATTTTTCCTTCACACGGGCACGTTATGCTCGGGACAAATCGAAGAGAGCAGTAGGGGGATTACGCAATGGATGACTATCAAGAAGAACTGCTCGAGTACCAGGCGTATGAACTGGATCAACCAGAGCCGGCCGAAGACGCCACCGAGCTTTAAAACCTCAGGCGGTTTTGCGATGGCTGCGGCGGAATTCGCCGGGTGTCTGTCCGCTCCAGCGTTTGAAGGCTCGCTGGAATGCTTCGGCTGAGGCAAAGCCCAGCAGGTAGGCGATTTCGCCGAACGCCAGTTCGGTGTCGCGGATGTAAGTCATCGCCAGGTCACGTCGAGTGTCATTGAGGATCGCGCGAAATTGCGTGCCTTCCTCGGCCAGTTTGCGCCGCAATGTCCAGGTTGGCAGCTTCAGGCGTGCCGCCACTTCTTCCAGGTCGGGTTCCCGGCCCCCATTCAATAGCGGTCCGAGCAACTGCGTGATGCGTTCGCGCAGGCTGCGGGTGCGGGTCAGTTGCTCCAGTTCCCGTTCACACAACTGGAGTAAATGCTTCCAGGTGCTTGGGCAATGTTCGGGATTGCGCTGCGCCAGGCTGCTCAGGCTCAGGCGCAGTTGATTGCGCTCGGCGCCAAACTGGATCGGGCTGTCACCCAGCACGCTGTAAGCATCGCGGTAATCGGGTGCGTCGAATTCGATTTCAATGCGCTCGGCCTTGAGCGGTTCGCGGCTGACGCTGGACAACTGATGCAGCCAACCGGCGATGATCGAGTCCACTACAAAGCGGTTATAGGCGTTATACGGGCTGATCGAGTAGAAGCGCAGCCAGG from Pseudomonas baetica includes the following:
- a CDS encoding DUF2242 domain-containing protein, which encodes MLISTPLRVVGLALLLTAVAGCSKDKPMYEHENFDDSGTFSRNYPVTDSVSCEAARRALLSQGYIITSSDPKVISGHKSFQQTGDTHMEISFNVVCADDGTAGHHATMFVNALQDRYALKKTNNSASLGVGVLGSVSMPIGSSDDSMVKVASETVTAQKFYERFFALVEQFLPAETKKAAHIEEKPKTDLGMPEPKAAPANLTPAAEPAPAPAVTAPAPVETAPVTSEPVAPPAESTPITPAPSAEPAPATEVITPPANPTDIPPPSEPIPAMPASGQ
- a CDS encoding MFS transporter, which translates into the protein MNDAPLTCPPLPPPLATRERLPLAALLALATAGFITVMTEAMPAGLLPQMSDGLGVSQALIGQLVTLYAIGSILAAIPLTIATRTWRRRPLLLSAISGFAIANSITAVSDLYWLTLIARFIAGVFAGLLWALLAGYASRMVAPHLQGRAITVAMLGAPIALSLGIPAGTLLGTLIGWRLSFAIMTALTVLLVIWVRWQVPDFPGDRAGNRLPLRQVFTLPGVRSVLFVTLSYVVAHNLLYTYIAPFLQPSGLASDIDLVLLMFGVASVLSLWVVGSLIDRWLRELVIISTLLFMLSAIALGLWRESPNVIYIATAIWGLAFGAMPSLLQTASAKTAKDAADTAQSMLVTLWNVGIAGGGLAGGLLLDSVGVGHFPWIVAALLVSTLYAAVNARHHGFPRAG
- a CDS encoding LysR family transcriptional regulator, producing MDSLGSISVFVQVAETRSFTEAGRLLGVSSSAVGKSIARLEARLGVRLFHRTTRSIALTSEGALFLERCRKILAEVEAAEFELCDAAAKPHGKLRISLPQVHGLVMPVMNEFMALYPQIELDLDLTDRMVDVVEEGFDAVIRTGTPRDSRLMARPLGKFYMVLVASPAYLRERGVPQTPGDLADHACLRHTFHATGKLEPWPLRREPFTAEPLLPARLVSTSIEAVSHAALAGMGIACLPDFMTHDAVAEGRLQRVLDGYLEHTGQFWVLWPSSRHATVKLRVFIDHLSARLFPDTEGR
- a CDS encoding AraC family transcriptional regulator — translated: MKPLPMRLGDLSVGFVDSLADAVRSHDSDPQPLLEQYGLDAARLTEAGARLSIPRYMRLGHGAIQLTADPALGLRMGLLSRLSQAGLAGVTASQAPTVREAARCLIRFEPLYGSNYRGQSSFHEDTNGAWLRFYSISPYNAYNRFVVDSIIAGWLHQLSSVSREPLKAERIEIEFDAPDYRDAYSVLGDSPIQFGAERNQLRLSLSSLAQRNPEHCPSTWKHLLQLCERELEQLTRTRSLRERITQLLGPLLNGGREPDLEEVAARLKLPTWTLRRKLAEEGTQFRAILNDTRRDLAMTYIRDTELAFGEIAYLLGFASAEAFQRAFKRWSGQTPGEFRRSHRKTA